TGGCGCGAAAAAAATCGGATGCCATCCCTCCGTTCCGCCGATTTGATTGAGCTGGGGCGAGTAATTCAATGGTATCTGGGGCGGCCCTACAAACCGGCGACACGCCATGACCGGGGACTCGACTGCAGCCGATTCACGATGGAAGTCTTTCGCAAATTTAACGGCACCGAATTGCCCCGTTCTTCCGAAGAGCAGTTTCGAACCGGTCGCAGTGTCAATCGGGACAGACTGCAATTTGGCGACCTGGTCTTTTTCAAAATCGACGGCCGGCAGATCTCGCATGTCGGAATTTTTATAGATTACGGCGAATTCATTCATGCCTCGGAATCGACCGGCATTATGATTTCCCGCTTTGATGATGAGTACTGGCGACGGCGATATGCCGGGGCGAGAAGAATTCTCTACTGATTTGCGGGGCATGGGGAAGTTGCCGCCCGACTTGCTTTCAGCGTAAAAAGAATATGAAAGACGATAATTTAAATCTTAAACTCAAGAATCTGCCCGACGCTCCCGGGGTTTATCTCTTTCGTGATAAGGAGCGAAAAATCATCTATATCGGCAAGGCGAAAAGTCTGCGCAACCGGGTGCGGACTTATTTTCAAGCGGGACAGCGGCACGACACGAAAACAGCCCGCTTGGTCTCGGTCATTGATGATTTTGACCTGCTTGTGACCGATTCGGAAATCGAGGCGATGATATTGGAAGCGAATCTGGTCAAAGAGCACAAACCCCGCTACAACGTAAATCTCAAGGATGACAAGCATTTTCCATATATCAAAGTGACGGTCAATGAGCCTTTTCCGCGAATTCTGGTAGTGCGGAGGCTGGCAAAGGACGGAGCCCGCTATTTTGGACCTTTTACCAGCGCCAAAGGAATGCGTAAGACTATCAAATTTCTCAGCAATCTTTTCCGGATTCGTTCCTGTAATCTTACCATCCCGCATCCTTCAGGAAAGCTCCAGAAAGTCTGCCTTGATTATCATATAGGTCGCTGCGGCGGTCCCTGTGAAGGATTACAGACCGAAAAGGAGTATCGCCAGCAGGTGGAATCGGTGCTTATGTATCTCTCCGGGAAAAGCGAGACTCTCATTTCAGAATTGAAAAGACAGATGGAATCGCATTCGCGCCGAATGAAATTCGAGGAAGCGGGGAGAGTCCGCGACCAGATTACGGCGCTGGAATCGGTCCGCCAGAAGCAGAAAGTCGACGCCGGAGTGGTCATTGACCGTGACATTATCGCCTTTGCCCGCGAAGCCTCCGATACGGTTGCGGTGGTTCTTCAGATAAGGGAGGGGATTCTTATAGGCCGCCAGGACTTTCAGCTGGCGTCAGAAGCGGAAGAAACCGATGAGGAGGTTCTCTCCAGCTTCGTTCGTCAGTACTATAACAATCAACCGAATCTTCCCGACAATATCTATCTCCCGCTGACGATTCCCGACGCCCCTTTAATAGCCCGCTGGCTCTCCGAAGTGAGAGAGAAAAAAGTGACCGTGCATACTCCTCTGAAAGGAGAGAAACTTCGTCTGGTCGATATGGCGGCGGCAAACGCGCGGCTCCTTCTGGATGAGCTCCTTATTCAAAAGAAGGCGTTCAAAGAGCGGCTCTCCGGCGCGGTGCAAGCCTTGAAAAGCGACCTGCGTATGGAGCACTCCCCCCGCACCATTGCCTGTGTCGATATCTCCAACACCGGCGCCACTGATGCCGTCGGCTCCCTGGTCTATTTCGATAACGGCAAACCTCGCAAGTCGGAATACCGTCATTTCAAAATAAAGGAAATCAAAGGGCAGGATGACTTCGCCATGATGCGGGAAGTAGTGGGGCGATATTTCTATCGTCTGAAACAGGAGAAGAAAGAACCGCCGGACCTGCTGGTCGTTGATGGCGGCAAAGGGCAACTGAATTCCGTCCTCAAAGAACTGGCGTCGCTCGGTTTCACCCACCAGCAGATTCTGGGGCTGGCAAAGCGGCTGGAGGAGGTCTATCTGCCGGGCAATTCTGAGCCTTTGACCATCCCGAAATCTTCTCCCGGGCTGGCGCTTCTCAAGCGCCTTCGCGATGAGGCGCATCGCTTTGCCGTTGAATACAACCGCCACGTTCGCTCGCGGCGGACCATTAAATCGGCTCTCGATGCCCTGGAAGGAATCGGACCGAAACGAAGAGACCTGCTTCTCAAGCAGTTCGGCTCCGTCAAAGGTATCAAAGATGCCTCTCTGACCGACCTTCTCGCCGTCAAAGGGCTGCCAAAAGGGCTGGCGGAGAAAATTCATCGGACATATCACCCCGCCGCCAATTGACCGGCACAATTTCAGGATTGTCTTGTAAACTAAAAGATATAAATTTGAATTTATGCCCTCAACCGAAGAAAAGATTTTCACCGTCACCGCCATCACGCGGGCGATAAGATACACTCTCGAGGAAACCTTCCCCTCAATCTGGGTGGAAGGGGAAATCTCCAATTATCTGCATCATTCTTCAGGGCATCGCTATCTTTCATTGAAAGACGAGAACGCCGCTCTCAAAGTAACTATCTGGCGGTCAGCCGGACAGTATCTGAAATTCGAGCCGGAAGACGGCATGAAAGTCCGTGTCTTCGGCGACATTACCGTCTATGAAAAAGGCGGTTCCTATCAGCTCAATGCCCGAAAAATAGTCCCTGTCGGTGTCGGTGAACTGGAGGTGGCATTCCGGCAATTATACGAAAGATTGCAGAAGGAAGGACTCTTTGAGCCCTCCCGCAAAAAACCGCTGCCGGAATATCCGCTGAAAGTGGGAATCGTGACCTCGCCGACCGGCGCCGCCATCCGCGATATTATCCAAATCGCCCGGCGCCGCAATGATGCCGTTCAGCTGGTTATTTATCCGGCTCAGGTTCAGGGCGAGGGCGCGCCGCAGACCCTCATTGCCGGAATCGAATATTTCAACAGCCGCGACGATATTGACATCGTCATCGTCGGCCGCGGCGGCGGTTCCCTGGAAGACCTCTGGGCGTTTAATGATGAATCGCTGGTGCGAGCCATTGCCGCATCAAAAAAGCCGGTCGTCTCCGCCGTAGGGCATGAAATCGATATCACCCTCTCCGACCTGGTCGCCGACCTGCGGGCGCCGACTCCTTCCGCCGCGGCGGAGCTGGTCATTTGGGATAAGAAAGAATTCCTCCGCTTCCTGACCGATAGCCTGATTGCCCTGCGGCGTCTTTTATCGGAAATGACTTTATCCCGACGGGAACGACTCGCCCAGCTGATTAGCCGCCCCGTTTTTGTCCGCCCGGAAAGTATGATTAGAGAAAAAGAACAATCGCTCGATTTCCTCCGCAAACATCTGGAAGGAGCGGGAAAATTACTGTTGGAAAAAGAGAAAAATCGTTTATCTTTGCTTCTGTCCCGGCTGGAATCGCTGTCACCGCTGGCAATTCTGAGTCGGGGGTACGCCGTAATAAAGAATGTGCCGTCAGGAATTCCGGTGAAATCTATAGAGGGATTGAAAATTGATGGGCTGGTCGAGACAGTATTGAAGGATGGCTCCGCGGTGGCTCAGATAAAAGAAATCAAGTGACTCTCTTATGACTTCCAGAAAAAAATTCAAGGACTTTGAAACCGCTCTCTCCCGTCTTGAGGAGATTACCGCTAAGCTGGAATCGGGCGATTCCACCCTGGAGGAAGCGATTGCCCTTTATACCGAAGGGATGGAAATCGCCGCCTTCTGCACCGGCAAACTGGCCGAAGCCGAAAAGAAAATTGTGGCTCTGAAAAAGATAGACAATTCTCTGACCGAAGTCTCCTTTGAGACCGAGCCCTCCCCGGGAAACTCGACCGGTGATGATAATGAAGACTGAGCCGGCTTCCATAGGCATGGATTATCTGGAGCAGAAACGGCGCCGGATTGACCAACTGCTTGACCATTATCTGCCCTCCGAAAAACTGTATCCGCAGAAACTCCATCAGGCGCTCCGGTATTCCGTTCTTGCCGGCGGCAAGAGGATTCGCCCCATTCTGGCATTGATGGCATATGAGTCTTTTGGCGGTCGCAACGAAGAGATTATCAATCCCGCCGCCTGCGCCATAGAGTTCGTTCATACCTATTCTTTGATACATGATGACCTCCCCTGTATGGATGATGATGACCTCCGCCGGGGAATGCCGACTTTGCATCGCAAATTTGATGAGGCCACCGCCGTACTTGCCGGTGACGCCCTGCATGACCTCGCCTTCCAGCTTCTTGCCCAGACCGGAAATCCGCGGGTGGTAAGTGAGCTGGCGGAAGCGATTGGCACCTTCGGCATGCTGGGAGGACAGATGGCTGATGTCGAAGCCGAGGGCAAAGATATCTCCTTCGAGCAGATAAGTTACATTCATACCCACAAGACCGGTTCTCTCATACGCGGCTCGCTCCGCATTGGCGGCATTCTCGCAGGTATAAGTGAAGAATCACTGGTGAAACTGACACAATATGGCGAAAGAGTCGGACTCGCTTTTCAGATTATTGATGATATCCTGGACGTCGAAGGCGACCAGAGAAAATTGGGAAAGAATATCGGCAGCGATTGTAAGAATAAGAAAGCGACCTATCCGGGAACGGTGGGGATGGAAAAAGCCCGCCTTGATGCCGACCGGCTGATTGACGAGGCCATCGCCATAAGCGAAGAATTACCGCTTAAAGACAATCACTTTGCCTTCATTGCCCGTTACATAGGACAGAGAGAAAGTTGAAAATGGGTCTCTTGGATAAAATCAAAGATTCTTCGGATATCAGTCAACTCGATGAGACAACCCTGGTTGAACTGGCGGAAGAAATTCGCCAGGAGATTATCTCCGTAGTGGCGGAGACGGGCGGACATCTCGCTTCCAATCTGGGCGCGGTCGAACTGACCCTGGCTTTGCACCATTGCTTCAAGATTCCCGAAGACAAGATTATCTGGGATGTAGGGCATCAATGCTACGTGCACAAAATGCTGACCGGCCGCCGGGACCGACTCAGAACGCTTCGTCAGTATAACGGCTTAGCCGGTTTTCCCAAGCGCGAAGAATCCCCCGCCGACCCCTTTGGCGCCGGACATGCCTCGACCGCTATCTCCGCGGCTCTCGGATTTGCTGCCTCCCGCGATAATCTGGGGGAGAATTATCAGGTTGTGGCGGTGGTCGGTGATGGCGCCCTGACCGGAGGACTCGCATACGAGGGGCTCAATAATGCCGGAGCCTCCAAAAAGAACCTCCTGGTAATTCTCAACGACAATAATATGTCTATCTCCAAAAACGTCGGGGCGATCTCGAAATACTTGACCAACATCATGGCAGACCAGAGATTCAATAAACTCCGCAATGAAGTCTGGGAACTGACCGGGAAATTCAAACGGCGCGACAAAATCCGTACTATTGTTTCCAACTTGGAAGATTCCATAAAAGGGCTCTTTGTGCCGGGATATCTCTTTGACAAACTCGGTTTCAGATATTTTGGACCGATTGACGGTCATGACCTGCCCCTTCTTATCAAGACTATCAATCAGATTAAAGACCTCTCCGGTCCCAAAATGCTTCATATCGCCACTGTCAAAGGGAAAGGATACCCGCCGGCCGAGGCCGATGCGATGAAATATCATGGAGTAGGCGCCTTCGACAAGATTACCGGCAAGGCCAATCCAACAGCCGGACTCCCGCAGTACACCACTGTCTTCGGCGAGACCATGCTGGAACTGGCAGCGGCTGACAAAAGAGTAATAGCCGTCACCGCCGCCATGACCTCCGGGACCGGGCTTTCCAAATTCGCCGAAAAATTCCCGGAGCGGTTCTATGATGTCGGCATCGCCGAAGCCCACGCCAGCTGTTTTGCCGCCGGCCTTGCCGCCAGCGGCTCCCGACCGTTTGTCGCCATATATTCTACCTTCCTCCAGAGAGCCTACGACCAGGTCATTCATGATATCGCCCTGCAGAAACTTCCGGTCGTCTTTTGCATCGACCGCGCCGGTCTGGTCGGCGAGGATGGCCCCACTCACCATGGATGCTTCGATATCGCCTACCTCTCAGCCGTGCCAAAGATGACCATCATGGCGCCTAAAGATGGTGATGAATTCCGCTCCATGCTTTTCTTGGCCTTAAAGAGGAATCTTGAGGGACCCTGCGCCATTCGCTACCCTCGCGCATCCGTGCCTAAACCGATGACAAATATCATTGAAGATATTGAGTGGGGGCGATGGGAAAAAATCCAAACCTCCGGCGATACGGTCTTAATTGCGTATGGCACCATGGTAACCATTGCCCGTGAGGTCGCCGAAATACTCAAGGAGGAAAAGGAACTGGCAATCATCAATGCCCGGTTTGTCAAACCGCTCGATTATGATACCCTTGAATACTGCCTCGATACATACCGCAATATTATTACGGTTGAAGAGGCGGCTGCCGGCGGCGGGCTCGGTCAGGCGGTCGGCGGCTATCTGGCGACGCGCGGTTTCCGGGGTCGCTTTGAGTCATTCGCCATTCCGGACGAGTTCATCCACCACGGCAATAGGAAAATTTTGCTGGAAGATATCGGACTCACAGCCGACGCCGTGGCTGAATTTGTTCGAAAATTCCAGTCGCCGCGGCGGACCTTCCTGCAAAAGATAACTTTCCGCAAAGGCGCAGCCGCCGAGCTTCCGGCCCGCGCCGCGGGCAATGGCGTGCAACAAAAACATCTCTTCAAATAATATGCGCTTCGCCATAATCGCCAATTTGCAGCGCCCCGATGCCAACGACACCGTTGTCGCCGCCATCAATTGGTGCCTCAAAAACAAGCATGAAGTCTGCCTCTGTGATGACATCGCCGGCGATATCAAAATAAATGTTGACACCTGTCCTCGCAGCGAACTTTCCCGCTGCGCCGATATTATTATTTCCATGGGGGGCGATGGCACCATCCTTGCCTCCGTCAGAACCCTGGGACATAATTCCCTTCCGATTCTGGGAATCAATCTCGGCTCGCTCGGGTTCTTGACTCAGATTACCGCCGACCGGATGTCCGAAGCGCTCGACCGCATTGCCCGCGGCGACTATAAAATTGAGGACCGGATGGTTCTCAAGACCGAGGTCATCAACGACAACCAGCCGCAGAGCCCCTATGCCTTAAACGATGTCGTCATCGATAAAGGGAATATCAGCCGCGTCATCAATCTCAGCCTTTATGCTGATGGTGAATATATTTCGTCTTATACCGGGGATGGGCTTATTATTTCCACTCCGACCGGCTCCACCGCCTATTCTCTCGCCGTGGGCGGACCTATTCTAAGTCCAACCATGAGGGCGATAATCGTATCGCCTATTTCCCCCTTTTCCCTGACCAGCCGTCCTCTGGTGTTTCCTCCCGATGTCGCGCTGGAAATCCGCCTTCGCTCCGAGCATGGCAACGCCATGTTGACCATCGACGGGCAAGTAGCCAGTGAATTCAGCCCCACCGGCACTGTCAGAATCACCCGCGCCGAACATTTTGCCAAACTGGTCCGCTTTAAAGAGAACTCCTTTTATGATATACTCCGGCGCAAACTCCATTGGGGCAAACTGCCGGTGGTCGATTATCGGAAAACCGATTTTAAAGAATAACTCCGTTTTAACCGGGCTCAAAAGAAAGGGGAGAACTATGAACACAGAGAAACGACCGGGCGGCGGTGAGACAATTGCGGCGGCATTGATGCTTGGGATTGCGCTTATTGTCTGCGCCTTTGTCGCAAAATCGGCATTAGTCACGGTCAAAGGATTTGGCCGCACCATCTCTGTCACCGGCGCAGCGTCAAAACCGATAACATCTGATTTTGCGCTATGGGAAGGAAAGATTCAGTCCTCGGCAGCAGCTCTTGAAAATGCCTATGCCAAAATCGAAAAGGGTCTTTCGGAAACGCGCGCCTTTATGGCGAACGCCGGATTTGGCGAAAAAGATTATGATATTGGCGCCGTGCAGATGAATCGATACCAGGATAGGGAAACGGGGGCCGTCACCTACTACCTGGTCAGTACCATCAAAGTCCAGTCTTCAGATATCGAGAGGATTAAATCGTTATCTGTTAATGCCGCTTCCCTAATAGAAAAAGGGGTCGAGTTCGTTTCCCAGACTCCTCGCTTTATCTGTACCAAGACAGATGAAGTCAAAATCGAAATGATTAAAGCGGCGACAGAAAATGCCCAGCTCCGCGCCCGGGAGTTGGCGGAATCAACCGGAAGGAAAATCGGCGCCCCAACCTCGGCGCGCGTCGGCGTTTTTCAGATTCGCCCTCGCAACTCTCAGGAAGTTTCCGATTACGGCGTCAATGACGTAACCTCTATAGAAAAGGAGATTGTTTGCACTGTTCAGGCAAGTTTCCTGATAGAGTAGAGGTCTCCAGACCGAAAAATCGCTTGCCAAGCCGGCGCTAATAATGTAAATTTGCGCCCGCTCTACCGGATATGCCACTAAAATTCCGGTGTAAATTTGCCACCGCGGGAGTAACTCAGTTGGCTAGAGTCACAGCCTTCCAAGCTGTTGGTCGCGGGTTCGAGCCCCGTCTCCCGCTTTTTTTATGGGCTTAATTGTCTATTTGCCCGGGGCATCACTGATTCGCTCTCCAAAGAAAATTGTACATTTTTTGAGCAAGCCGCTCAAGTTTGCGCATAACTTGACGACATATATGGAGTTAGGCGATTTCACGGGTGAGGGATTCTCCCCATCCTGTATCTAATGGGAGAACTGTCAGATGCCAAAGCGGGCGAAAATAATTCTTGACAGGGTTGTTGGGGGATATATATTTAGGGCTCGCTTATTTGGCGAGGTACGCCTTTTTTTGTTAAAAAGGAAATCTAAGGCCCAAGTAGCTCAGTTGGTAGAGCACGTCCTTGGTAAGGACGAGGTCACCAGTTCAATCCTGGTCTTGGGCTTGTGAAAATATTTTTTTTGGAGGGTGTTCGCACCTATGGCGAAGGAGAAATTTGTACGGACGAAGCCGCATGTTAATGTAGGTACGATTGGTCATGTGGATCATGGTAAGACGACGTTGACGGCGGCGATGACGATGGTTTTGAGTCGTCGGGGTTTGTCGAGTGTTCGGACGTTTGATTCGATTGACAATGCTCCGGAGGAGCGGGAGCGGGGGATAACGATCGCGACGGCGCATGTGGAGTATGAGACGGAGAAGCGTCATTATGCTCATGTTGACTGTCCGGGACATGCCGATTATGTAAAGAACATGATTACGGGTGCGGCCCAGATGGATGGGGCGGTATTGGTGGTGAGCGCGTCGGATGGTCCGATGCCGCAGACGCGGGAGCATATTTTATTGGCTCGTCAGGTGGGGGTTCCGTATATCGTGGTATTTATGAACAAGGTAGATATGGTAGATGATCCGGAGTTATTGGATTTGGTGGAGTTGGAGGTACGGGATTTACTGACGAAGTATCAGTTTCCTGGGGATGAGATACCGGTGATTCGTGGGAGCGCTTTGCAGGCGATGATGGCGGGGGCGAATTCGGAGGTAAAGGATGATCCCAGTTTTAAGTGTATATATGATTTATTGAAGGCCTTGGATGATTACATACCGGAGCCGAAGCGGGAGAAGGACAAGCCGTTTTTGATGCCGGTTGAGGATGTTTTTTCGATAACGGGTCGTGGGACGGTAGGGACGGGTCGAATTGAGCGCGGGGTGGTGAAGATAGGTGACGAGTTGGAGCGGGTGGGGATAAAGGAGACGCGCAAGACGGTATGCACGGGGGTTGAGATGTTTCGTAAGATTATGGACACGGGTGAGGCTGGTGACAATGTGGGTTTGTTGTTGCGCGGTATCGACAAGGAGGAGTTGGAGCGGGGGATGGTTTTGGCGAAGCCCGGTTCGATCACGCCGCATCGGAAGTTTAAGGCGGAGGTATATGTATTGAGTAAGGAAGAGGGGGGTCGTCACACGCCGTTTTTCAATGGATATCGTCCGCAGTTTTATTTTCGGACGACGGATGTAACGGGTTCGATCCAGTTGCCGTCGGGTGTCGAGATGGTGATGCCTGGGGACAACATCCAGATGGATGTGGAGTTAATCACGCCGATCGCGATGGAGAAGGAGTTGCGGTTTGCGGTTCGCGAGGGCGGACGCACTGTCGGCGCCGGCGTCGTCACCGAAATTATTGAGTAATTTTTGAAGCGAGTCTATTAATATGCCAAGAGAACAGATTACCTTGTCCTGCAACGATTGCAAAAGACGCAATTACAATTTGACCAAAAATAAAAGAACGCATCCGGAACGGGTCGAATACAAAAAATACTGCCCTTTCTGCAACAAGCATACCATGCACAAAGAGACGAGGTAGGGACATATATAAATTTCAGGCCAGTAGCTCCAACGGCTAGAGCGCCGGTCTCCAAAACCGGAAGCTGGGGGTTCGAATCCCTCCTGGCCTGCTGAAATGAAGGTAAACGATGTTAGAGAAGATTGTCAGGTTCTTCAAGGAAGTTCGGGCGGAGTTGACCAAAGTAACCTGGCCCACCCGCCAGGAACTTATCGGTTCCACCATAGTTACGATAGTGGTGACGGTAATAATTTCGGTGTTCATTGGCATTGTTGACCGTCTCCTGACGCTGGCGACGAAAGCGATTTTTGGATAAGGAAACTGAATCTATGGCTTTGCGCTGGTATGTGGTTCATACCTATTCCGGACATGAGCAGAAGGCAAAGAGATATCTTGAGTCTGCCGTGGAAAACTCCGGATTAAAAGAGATGTTCGGCCGCATTCTCATTCCGACCGAACAGGTAACGGAGATGAAACAGGGCAAGCGGTCCACATCTACCAAGAAATTCCTCCCCAGTTATATTCTGGTCGAGATGGAATTGAATCGGGAGACCCAGAATCTGGTGGTATCGACACCCAGCGTCACCAACTTTGTCGGCGCCGCCGGTAAGCCGCATCCCCTCAAAGAAGATGAGGTGGAGCGGATTATCGGCCAGATTGATCGCTCCCGCACCGCCGAGGTATCTGATGTGCCGTATCAGGCGGGCGATGCCGTGAAAGTTATCGATGGCCCCTTTGCCGATTTCTCCGGATTTGTCAGCGAAATCAATATGGAGCGGAAAAAAATTAAAGTTATGGTCTCTATTTTTGGTCGTCCTACGCCCGTGGAGCTCGATTACCTTCAGGTGGAATCGGTCAAGCAGAAATAACAGTTATTCTGGAGATAGTAAATTGGCTAAGAAAGTACAAACCGTAATAAAGTTGCAGATACCGGCAGGTAACGCCAATCCGGCGCCCCCGGTCGGTCCCGCTCTCGGTCAGCACGGGGTTAATATTATGGAGTTCTGCAAAGCCTTCAATGCGCAGACTCAGCATCTGGGCGGCATTACCACTCCCGTGGTTATTACTGTATATACCGACAAATCATTCAGTTTCGTGACCAAGACCCCGCCGGCATCGGTGCTTTTGGTGAAAGCGGCCGGACTGCAGAAGGGCTCGGGCGAGCCGAACCGTAATAAAGTCGGAAAAGTTTCCCTGCAGCAGGTGCGCGAAATCGCCCAGCTGAAAATGGTGGATTTAAACGCCGCCACCCTCGAGACTGCCATGTCCATGGTGGCCGGCACCGCCCGCTCCATGGGTATTGAAGTAGAAGGTTGAGTTTTATAATACTGCCCCAAAGGCAGGTTCGTTAAGACCTCGTCGGTTCCAGAAACCGAAGGAGGGAGAATAGGAGTATATGAAGCATTCAAAACGTTACAAATCTCTCCGGGAGAAAGTCGACCCCACCAAACAGTATCCGCTTCAGGAGGCTGTTAAGATTCTCAAGGAGAATAGCCACACCAAATTCGATGAATCAATCGAGGTTGCGGCGCGTCTGGGCGTTGACCCCAAGCATGCCGACCAGTTGGTTCGCGGCACCGTGGCTCTCCCGCACGGCACCGGAAAGAAAGTCCGCGTGCTGGTTTTTGCCGTGGGGGAGAAAGAAACCGAAGCGAAAGAAGCGGGCGCTGATTATGTCGGCTCCGATGACCTGGTGGCAAAAATCCAGGGCGGTTGGCTCGATTTTGATGTCGCCGTCGCTACCCCGGATATGATGAAGGTAATCGGTAAGCTGGGGAAAATATTAGGCACGCGGGGCTTGATGCCGAATCCAAAAGCCGGCACGGTTACCCTGGACATCGGGCGAACCGTGCGCGAACTGAAAGCCGGTAGAATTGAATACCGGGTGGACCGTCAGGCAAATGTCGCCGCCGCCGTGGGAAAAGTCTCTTTTTCCGAAGAGGCTATCGCCGAAAATATCAAGACTTTTGTTGACGCCCTTATGCGCGCCAAACCGGCCTCAGCCAAGGGGCAATATCTTAAAGCGTTATCTGTTTCATCGACCATGGGAATCGGCATTAAGCTCGACTATCAGTCTCTGGTCGCAGACATGAAGAAATGATTGGAGTGAATATGCCTAAACCGGACAAAATGGAATCTGTAACCGAGATGAAGCAGCTCTTGCAGGACTCGAAATCCGTATTCGTGACCGATTATGCCGGGTTCAATGTCGAGGATATTACCCGGTTGCGAAAGAATCTTCGGGAAAACCGGATCAAATACTTGGTCGCCAAGAATACGCTGATAAGAATCGCCGCCAAAGAAACCGGCCACGAAAGTATTAATAACCACCTGGCGGGTCAGACGGCGTTGGCTTTCGGCTTTGATGACCCCTCGGTGCCGGCAAAAATCCTTTACAACTCCTTTAAAGAGAAGGAACGGCCGGTCATAAAAGCCTTTGTCGTGGATAAGCAATTTTTCAGCGGTAAAGAGATCGTTCGTCTGGCTGAGTTGCCGTCGCGAGAGATGCTTCTTTCGATGGTTCTTTCGGCCATCGAAGCTCCGGCCAGCAATCTGGTCAGCTCACTTGATGCCATGTTTCAGGAGCTTCTGGGAACGATAGATGCCCTGGCGAAAACCAAAAGCGCGTAAAATCGGGGTTTATTTGCGGTCAGGCAAGTCATGCTTCTAAACGGAACGCCCCTTCCGTTTGATTTGAAACTGACGGCGCGGTAGAAATAGATAGAACAGCAATAAGTAAATGAAAGGATAGAACTGTGGCTTCCGAAAATGCAGTGATTAATGACATTGTCGAAAAGATTGCCTCTCTTTCGGCGATGGACCTGGCAGAGCTTTCCAAAGCGATTCAGGACA
The DNA window shown above is from Candidatus Zixiibacteriota bacterium and carries:
- the nusG gene encoding transcription termination/antitermination protein NusG translates to MALRWYVVHTYSGHEQKAKRYLESAVENSGLKEMFGRILIPTEQVTEMKQGKRSTSTKKFLPSYILVEMELNRETQNLVVSTPSVTNFVGAAGKPHPLKEDEVERIIGQIDRSRTAEVSDVPYQAGDAVKVIDGPFADFSGFVSEINMERKKIKVMVSIFGRPTPVELDYLQVESVKQK
- the secE gene encoding preprotein translocase subunit SecE codes for the protein MLEKIVRFFKEVRAELTKVTWPTRQELIGSTIVTIVVTVIISVFIGIVDRLLTLATKAIFG
- the rpmG gene encoding 50S ribosomal protein L33, producing MPREQITLSCNDCKRRNYNLTKNKRTHPERVEYKKYCPFCNKHTMHKETR
- the rplK gene encoding 50S ribosomal protein L11 — protein: MAKKVQTVIKLQIPAGNANPAPPVGPALGQHGVNIMEFCKAFNAQTQHLGGITTPVVITVYTDKSFSFVTKTPPASVLLVKAAGLQKGSGEPNRNKVGKVSLQQVREIAQLKMVDLNAATLETAMSMVAGTARSMGIEVEG
- the rplJ gene encoding 50S ribosomal protein L10 translates to MPKPDKMESVTEMKQLLQDSKSVFVTDYAGFNVEDITRLRKNLRENRIKYLVAKNTLIRIAAKETGHESINNHLAGQTALAFGFDDPSVPAKILYNSFKEKERPVIKAFVVDKQFFSGKEIVRLAELPSREMLLSMVLSAIEAPASNLVSSLDAMFQELLGTIDALAKTKSA
- the rplA gene encoding 50S ribosomal protein L1; amino-acid sequence: MKHSKRYKSLREKVDPTKQYPLQEAVKILKENSHTKFDESIEVAARLGVDPKHADQLVRGTVALPHGTGKKVRVLVFAVGEKETEAKEAGADYVGSDDLVAKIQGGWLDFDVAVATPDMMKVIGKLGKILGTRGLMPNPKAGTVTLDIGRTVRELKAGRIEYRVDRQANVAAAVGKVSFSEEAIAENIKTFVDALMRAKPASAKGQYLKALSVSSTMGIGIKLDYQSLVADMKK
- the tuf gene encoding elongation factor Tu, whose protein sequence is MAKEKFVRTKPHVNVGTIGHVDHGKTTLTAAMTMVLSRRGLSSVRTFDSIDNAPEERERGITIATAHVEYETEKRHYAHVDCPGHADYVKNMITGAAQMDGAVLVVSASDGPMPQTREHILLARQVGVPYIVVFMNKVDMVDDPELLDLVELEVRDLLTKYQFPGDEIPVIRGSALQAMMAGANSEVKDDPSFKCIYDLLKALDDYIPEPKREKDKPFLMPVEDVFSITGRGTVGTGRIERGVVKIGDELERVGIKETRKTVCTGVEMFRKIMDTGEAGDNVGLLLRGIDKEELERGMVLAKPGSITPHRKFKAEVYVLSKEEGGRHTPFFNGYRPQFYFRTTDVTGSIQLPSGVEMVMPGDNIQMDVELITPIAMEKELRFAVREGGRTVGAGVVTEIIE
- a CDS encoding SIMPL domain-containing protein (The SIMPL domain is named for its presence in mouse protein SIMPL (signalling molecule that associates with mouse pelle-like kinase). Bacterial member BP26, from Brucella, was shown to assemble into a channel-like structure, while YggE from E. coli has been associated with resistance to oxidative stress.) gives rise to the protein MNTEKRPGGGETIAAALMLGIALIVCAFVAKSALVTVKGFGRTISVTGAASKPITSDFALWEGKIQSSAAALENAYAKIEKGLSETRAFMANAGFGEKDYDIGAVQMNRYQDRETGAVTYYLVSTIKVQSSDIERIKSLSVNAASLIEKGVEFVSQTPRFICTKTDEVKIEMIKAATENAQLRARELAESTGRKIGAPTSARVGVFQIRPRNSQEVSDYGVNDVTSIEKEIVCTVQASFLIE